A section of the Thunnus albacares chromosome 6, fThuAlb1.1, whole genome shotgun sequence genome encodes:
- the LOC122984150 gene encoding olfactory receptor 11A1-like yields MINSTKISYFSLVAYFDTGVFKYLYFMVIMSLYFFIVSANVLLIVVICMNRSLHEPMYLFLCSLFVNEVFGSTGLFPFLLVQILSDIHTVSASFCFLQIFCLHTYASVEYLNLAIMSYDRYLAICCPLQYNTRMTSKRIGTLIAITWLYSCFVMVVWLSLATPLQLCGNIIDKVFCAAHSVVKLACSNTSGSNIYGLIVCFGTIFVALNVILYTYLHILRVCFSGSKQTRQKAVSTCTPHLASLLNFSVGASFEISQSRFDMSRVPNMLRIFLSLYFLTCPPLFNPVMYGLKMSKIRALSKSLISNVG; encoded by the coding sequence ATGATAAACTCCACaaagatttcatatttttcacttGTGGCCTATTTTGACACTGGggttttcaaatatttgtatttcatggtaattatgtcactgtatttttttattgttagtgCCAATGTTTTGCTCATTGTGGTTATCTGTATGAACAGAAGCTTACATGAACCTATGTACCTTTTTCTGTGCAGCCTGTTTGTAAATGAGGTGTTTGGTAGTACAGGGTTGTTTCCATTCCTTCTGGTTCAGATCCTCTCAGACATTCACACCGTTTCTGCTTCCTTTTGCTTCCTGcagattttctgtttgcatACGTATGCAAGTGTGGAATATTTAAACTTAGCCATCATGTCTTATGACAGATACCTCGCTATCTGTTGTCCTCTACAATATAACACACGTATGACGTCTAAAAGGATTGGCACACTTATTGCCATAACATGGTTATATTCTTGTTTTGTGATGGTCGTTTGGTTATCTTTGGCTActcctctgcagctgtgtggGAATATCATTGATAAAGTTTTCTGTGCTGCCCACTCTGTTGTCAAGCTGGCATGCTCTAACACCAGTGGAAGTAATATATATGGACTTATTGTATGTTTTGGAACAATCTTTGTTGCTTTAAATGTAATTCTGTACACTTACTTGCACATTCttagagtttgtttttctggttctAAACAGACCAGACAGAAAGCCGTCAGTACCTGCACACCTCACCTTGCTTCCCTGCTCAACTTCTCCGTTGGGGCTTCCTTTGAAATATCGCAGAGCAGGTTTGATATGAGCAGAGTACCAAATATGCTTCgaatatttttatcattatactTTCTTACATGCCCACCGCTGTTCAACCCTGTAATGTATGGCctgaaaatgtctaaaatacGGGCCTTGAGTAAAAGTCTTATATCAAATGTTGGCTAG
- the LOC122984154 gene encoding olfactory receptor 142-like, translating to MINSTKISYFSLVAYFDTGVFKYLYFMVIMSLYFFIVSANVLLIVVICMNRSLHEPMYLFLCSLFVNELFGSTGLFPFLLVQILSDIHTVSASFCFLQIFCAHSYGAVEYLNLAIMSYDRYLAICCPLQYNTRMTSKKIGTLIAITWLYPCFAMVVWLSLTTPLQLCGNIIDKVFCAAHSVVKLACSNTSGSNIYGFIASFGTIFVALNVILYTYLHILRVCFSGSKQTRQKAVSTCTPHLASLLNFSLGACFELLQSRFDMSRVPNMLRIFLSLYFLTCPPLFNPVMYGLKMSKIRALSKSLISNVGY from the coding sequence ATGATAAACTCCACaaagatttcatatttttcacttGTGGCCTATTTTGACACTGGggttttcaaatatttgtatttcatggtaattatgtcattgtatttttttattgttagtgCCAATGTTTTGCTCATTGTGGTTATCTGTATGAACAGAAGCTTACATGAACCTATGTACCTTTTTCTGTGCAGCCTGTTTGTAAATGAACTGTTTGGTAGTACAGGGTTGTTTCCATTCCTTCTGGTTCAGATCCTCTCTGACATTCacactgtttctgcttctttttgcTTCCTGCAGATTTTCTGTGCACATTCTTATGGAGCTGTTGAATATTTAAACTTAGCCATCATGTCTTATGACAGATACCTTGCTATCTGTTGTCCTCTACAATATAACACACGTATGACGTCTAAAAAGATTGGCACACTTATTGCCATAACATGGTTATACCCTTGTTTTGCGATGGTTGTTTGGTTATCTTTGACTActcctctgcagctgtgtggGAATATCATTGATAAAGTTTTCTGTGCTGCCCACTCTGTTGTCAAGCTGGCGTGCTCTAACACCAGTGGAAGTAATATATATGGATTTATCGCATCTTTTGGAACAATCTTTGTTGCTTTAAATGTAATTCTGTACACTTACTTGCACATTCttagagtttgtttttctggttctAAACAGACCAGACAGAAAGCCGTCAGTACCTGCACACCTCACCTTGCTTCCCTGCTCAACTTCTCTCTCGGGGCCTGCTTTGAATTATTACAGAGCAGGTTTGATATGAGCAGAGTACCAAATATGCTTCgaatatttttatcattatactTTCTTACATGCCCACCGCTGTTCAACCCTGTAATGTATGGcctgaaaatgtccaaaatacGAGCCTTGAGTAAAAGTCTTATATCAAATGTTGGCTATTAA
- the LOC122984155 gene encoding olfactory receptor 11A1-like, with amino-acid sequence MINSTKISYFSLVAYFDTGVFKYLYFMVIMSLYFFIVSANVLLIVVICMNRSLHEPMYLFLCSLFVNELFGSTGLFPFLLVQILSDIHTVSASFCFLQIFCLYTYASVEYLNLAIMSYDRYLAICCPLHYNTRMTSKKIGTLIAITWLYSCFVMVVWLSLATPLQLCGNIIDKVFCAAHSVVKLACSNTSGSNMYGLIVSFGIIFIALNVILYTYLHILRVCFSGSKQTRQKAVSTCTPHLASLLNFSLGASFEILQSRFDMSRVPNMIRILLSLYFLTCPPLFNPVMYGLKMSKIRALSKSLISNVGY; translated from the coding sequence ATGATAAACTCCACaaagatttcatatttttcacttGTGGCCTATTTTGACACTGGggttttcaaatatttgtatttcatgGTAATCatgtcattgtatttttttattgttagtgCCAATGTTTTGCTCATTGTGGTTATCTGTATGAACAGAAGCTTACATGAACCTATGTACCTTTTTCTGTGCAGCCTGTTTGTAAATGAACTGTTTGGTAGTACAGGATTGTTTCCATTCCTTCTGGTTCAGATCCTCTCTGACATTCACActgtttctgcctctttttgcttcctgcagattttctgtttgtatacGTATGCAAGTGTGGAATATTTAAACTTGGCCATCATGTCTTATGACAGATACCTCGCTATCTGTTGTCCTCTACATTATAATACACGTATGACATCTAAAAAGATTGGCACACTTATTGCCATAACATGGTTATATTCTTGTTTTGTGATGGTCGTTTGGTTATCTTTGGCTActcctctgcagctgtgtggGAATATCATTGATAAAGTTTTCTGTGCTGCTCACTCTGTTGTCAAGCTGGCATGCTCTAACACCAGTGGAAGTAATATGTATGGACTTATTGTATCTTTTGGCATAATCTTTATTGCTTTAAATGTAATTCTGTACACTTACTTGCACATTCttagagtttgtttttctggttctAAACAGACCAGACAGAAAGCCGTCAGTACCTGCACACCTCACCTTGCTTCCCTGCTCAACTTCTCTCTCGGGGCTTCCTTTGAAATATTGCAGAGCAGGTTTGATATGAGCAGAGTACCAAATATGATTCGAATACTTTTATCATTATACTTTCTTACATGCCCACCGCTGTTCAACCCTGTAATGTATGGCctgaaaatgtctaaaatacGGGCCTTGAGTAAAAGTCTCATATCAAATGTTGGCTATTAA
- the LOC122984151 gene encoding olfactory receptor 142-like, with amino-acid sequence MINSTKISYFSLVAYFDTGVFKYLYFMVIMSLYFFIVSANVLLIVVICMNRSLHEPMYLFLCSLFVNELFGSTGLFPFLLVQILSDIHTVSASFCFLQIFCAHSYGAVEYLNLAIMSYDRYLAICCPLQYNTRMTSKKIGTLIAITWLYPCFAMVVWLSLTTPLQLCGNIIDKVFCAAHSVVKLACSNTSGSNIYGFIASFGTIFVALNVILYTYLHILRVCFSGSKQTRQKAVSTCTPHLASLLNFSLGACFELLQSRFDMSRVPNMLRIFLSLYFLTCPPLFNPVMYGLKMSKIRALSKSLISNVGY; translated from the coding sequence ATGATAAACTCCACaaagatttcatatttttcacttGTGGCCTATTTTGACACTGGggttttcaaatatttgtatttcatggtaattatgtcattgtatttttttattgttagtgCCAATGTTTTGCTCATTGTGGTTATCTGTATGAACAGAAGCTTACATGAACCTATGTACCTTTTTCTGTGCAGCCTGTTTGTAAATGAACTGTTTGGTAGTACAGGGTTGTTTCCATTCCTTCTGGTTCAGATCCTCTCTGACATTCacactgtttctgcttctttttgcTTCCTGCAGATTTTCTGTGCACATTCTTATGGAGCTGTTGAATATTTAAACTTAGCCATCATGTCTTATGACAGATACCTCGCTATCTGTTGTCCTCTACAATATAACACACGTATGACGTCTAAAAAGATTGGCACACTTATTGCCATAACATGGTTATACCCTTGTTTTGCGATGGTTGTTTGGTTATCTTTGACTActcctctgcagctgtgtggGAATATCATTGATAAAGTTTTCTGTGCTGCCCACTCTGTTGTCAAGCTGGCGTGCTCTAACACCAGTGGAAGTAATATATATGGATTTATCGCATCTTTTGGAACAATCTTTGTTGCTTTAAATGTAATTCTGTACACTTACTTGCACATTCttagagtttgtttttctggttctAAACAGACCAGACAGAAAGCTGTCAGTACCTGCACACCTCACCTTGCTTCCCTGCTCAACTTCTCTCTCGGGGCCTGCTTTGAATTATTACAGAGCAGGTTTGATATGAGCAGAGTACCAAATATGCTTCgaatatttttatcattatactTTCTTACATGCCCACCGCTGTTCAACCCTGTAATGTATGGcctgaaaatgtccaaaatacGAGCCTTGAGTAAAAGTCTTATATCAAATGTTGGCTATTAA
- the LOC122983797 gene encoding olfactory receptor 11A1-like, protein MINSTQFSYFTLAAYFDTGLLKYFYFMTVMCLYIFIVSANVFLIVVICMNRSLHEPMYLFLCSLFVNELYGSTGLFPFLLVQILSDIHTVSASFCFLQIFCLYSYGGIEFLNLAIMSYDRYLAICYPLQYNTHMTSNRAAIFIAVIWVPPLLVNFLTLPLIVPLQLCGNIINKVYCDNHSVVKLACSDTTVNNVSGLIVIAFSVFGPLILILYTYMRILKVCFSGSKQTRQKAVSTCTPHLASLLNFSFGACFEILQSRFNMSSVPNTLRIFLSLYFLTCPPISNPLMYGLKLSKIRVTCKKLMKIR, encoded by the exons ATGATAAACTCCACAcagttttcatatttcacactTGCTGCCTACTTTGACACTGGGCTtcttaaatacttttatttcatGACTGTTATGTgtctctatatttttattgttagtgccaatgtttttctcattgtgGTTATCTGTATGAACAGAAGCTTACATGAACCTATGTACCTTTTTCTGTGCAGCCTGTTTGTAAATGAACTGTATGGTAGTACAGGGTTGTTTCCATTCCTTCTGGTTCAGATCCTCTCTGACATTCacactgtttctgcttctttctgtttcctgcagattttctgtttgtactCTTATGGAGGTATAGAATTTCTAAACTTAGCCATCATGTCTTATGACAGATACCTTGCTATCTGTTATCCTCTGCAATATAACACACATATGACGTCTAACAGAGCTGCCATCTTCATTGCTGTAATATGGGTACCCCCACTTCTTGTGAATTTTTTGACACTGCCTTTGATTGTTCCTTTGCAGCTGTGTGGAAACATCATCAACAAAGTTTACTGTGACAACCACTCTGTTGTGAAACTGGCCTGCTCTGACACCACAGTCAATAACGTCTCTGGACTTATTGTTATTGCTTTCTCAGTCTTTGGTCCTCTAATTTTAATTCTTTACACATACATGAGGATtcttaaagtttgtttttctggttctAAACAGACCAGACAGAAAGCTGTCAGTACCTGCACACCTCACCTTGCTTCCCTGCTCAACTTCTCTTTTGGAGCTTGCTTTGAAATATTACAGAGCAGATTTAATATGAGCAGTGTACCCAACACATTACGCATCTTTTTATCCTTATACTTTCTTACATGCCCACCAATTTCCAACCCTTTAATGTACGGCCTGAAACTGTCCAAAATCCGTGTTACATGTAAAA agttgatgaaaattagg
- the LOC122984148 gene encoding olfactory receptor 11A1-like — protein sequence MINSTKISYFSLVAYFDTGVFKYLYFMVIMLLYFFIISANVLLIVVICMNRSLHEPMYLFLCSLFVNELFGSTGLFPFLLVQILSDIHTVSASFCFLQIFCLYTYASVEFFNLAIMSYDRYLAICYPLQYNTRMTSKRIGTLIAITWLYPCFVMVVWLSLATPLQLCGNIIDKVFCAAHSVVKLACSNTSGSNIYGLIVSFGIIFVALNVILYTYLHILRVCFSGSKQTRQKAVSTCTPHLASLLNFSLGAYFEILQSRFDMSRVPNMIRILLSLYFLTCPPLFNPVMYGLKMSKIWALSKSLISNVGY from the coding sequence ATGATAAACTCCACaaagatttcatatttttcacttGTGGCCTATTTTGACACTGGggttttcaaatatttgtatttcatggtaatcatgttattgtatttttttattattagtgcCAATGTTTTGCTCATTGTGGTTATCTGTATGAACAGAAGCTTACATGAACCTATGTACCTTTTTCTGTGCAGCCTGTTTGTAAATGAACTGTTTGGTAGTACAGGGTTGTTTCCATTCCTTCTGGTTCAGATCCTCTCTGACATTCacactgtttctgcttctttttgcttcctgcagattttctgtttgtatacGTATGCAAGTGTTGAATTTTTCAACTTAGCCATCATGTCTTATGACAGATACCTCGCTATCTGTTATCCTCTACAATATAACACACGTATGACGTCTAAAAGGATTGGCACACTTATTGCCATAACATGGTTATACCCTTGTTTTGTGATGGTCGTTTGGTTATCTTTGGCTActcctctgcagctgtgtggGAATATCATTGATAAAGTTTTCTGTGCTGCCCACTCTGTTGTCAAGCTGGCATGCTCTAACACCAGTGGAAGTAATATATATGGACTTATTGTATCTTTTGGCATAATCTTTGTTGCTTTAAATGTAATTCTGTACACTTACTTGCACATTCttagagtttgtttttctggttctAAACAGACCAGACAGAAAGCCGTCAGTACCTGCACACCTCACCTTGCTTCCCTGCTCAACTTCTCTCTCGGGGCTTACTTTGAAATATTGCAGAGCAGGTTTGATATGAGCAGAGTACCAAATATGATTCGAATACTTTTATCATTATACTTTCTTACATGCCCACCGCTGTTCAACCCTGTAATGTATGGcctgaaaatgtccaaaatatgGGCCTTGAGTAAAAGTCTTATATCAAATGTTGGCTATTAA
- the LOC122984152 gene encoding olfactory receptor 11A1-like: MINSTKISYFSLVAYFDTGVFKYLYFMVIMSLYFFIVSANVLLIVVICMNRSLHEPMYLFLCSLFVNEVFGSTGLFPFLLVQILSDIHTVSASFCFLQIFCLHTYASVEYLNLAIMSYDRYLAICCPLQYNTRMTSKKIGTLIAITWLYSCFLMVVWLSLATPLQLCGNIIDKVFCAAHSVVKLACSNTSGSNIYGLIVSFGTVFVALNVILYTYLHILRVCFSGSKQTRQKAVSTCTPHLASLLNFSVGASFEISQSRFDMSRVPNMIRILLSLYFLTCPPLFNPVMYGLKMSKIRALSKSLISNVGY, translated from the coding sequence ATGATAAACTCCACaaagatttcatatttttcacttGTGGCCTATTTTGACACTGGggttttcaaatatttgtatttcatgGTAATCatgtcattgtatttttttattgttagtgCCAATGTTTTGCTCATTGTGGTTATCTGTATGAACAGAAGCTTACATGAACCTATGTACCTTTTTCTGTGCAGCCTGTTTGTAAATGAGGTGTTTGGTAGTACAGGGTTGTTTCCATTCCTTCTGGTTCAGATCCTCTCAGACATTCACACCGTTTCTGCTTCCTTTTGCTTCCTGcagattttctgtttgcatACGTATGCAAGTGTGGAATATTTAAACTTAGCCATCATGTCTTATGACAGATACCTTGCTATCTGTTGTCCTCTACAATATAACACACGTATGACGTCTAAAAAGATTGGCACACTTATTGCCATAACATGGTTATATTCTTGTTTTCTGATGGTCGTTTGGTTATCTTTGGCTActcctctgcagctgtgtggGAATATCATTGATAAAGTTTTCTGTGCTGCTCACTCTGTTGTCAAGCTGGCATGCTCTAACACCAGTGGAAGTAATATATATGGACTTATTGTATCTTTTGGAACAGTCTTTGTTGCTTTAAATGTAATTCTGTACACTTACTTGCACATTCttagagtttgtttttctggttctAAACAGACCAGACAGAAAGCCGTCAGTACCTGCACACCTCACCTTGCTTCCCTGCTCAACTTCTCCGTTGGGGCTTCCTTTGAAATATCGCAGAGCAGGTTTGATATGAGCAGAGTACCAAATATGATTCGAATACTTTTATCATTATACTTTCTTACATGCCCACCGCTGTTCAACCCTGTAATGTATGGcctgaaaatgtccaaaatacGAGCCTTGAGTAAAAGTCTTATATCAAATGTTGGCTATTAA
- the LOC122984147 gene encoding olfactory receptor 142-like: MINSTKISYFSLVAYFDTGVFKYLYFMVIMSLYFFIVSANVLLIVVICMNRSLHEPMYLFLCSLFVNELFGSTGLFPFLLVQILSDIHTVSASFCFLQIFCAHSYGAVEYLNLAIMSYDRYLAICCPLQYNTRMTSKKIGTLIAITWLYPCFVVVVWLSLATPLQLCGNIIDKVFCAAHSVVKLACSNTSGSNIYGLIASFGTMFVALNVILYTYLHILRVCFSGSKQTRQKAVSTCTPHLASLLNFSVGACFELLQSRFDMSRVPNMIRILLSLYFLTCPPLFNPVMYGLKMSKIRALSKSLISNVG; this comes from the coding sequence ATGATAAACTCCACaaagatttcatatttttcacttGTGGCCTATTTTGACACTGGggttttcaaatatttgtatttcatggtaattatgtcattgtatttttttattgttagtgCCAATGTTTTGCTCATTGTGGTTATCTGTATGAACAGAAGCTTACATGAACCTATGTACCTTTTTCTGTGCAGCCTGTTTGTAAATGAACTGTTTGGTAGTACAGGGTTGTTTCCATTCCTTCTGGTTCAGATCCTCTCTGACATTCacactgtttctgcttctttttgcTTCCTGCAGATTTTCTGTGCACATTCTTATGGAGCTGTTGAATATTTAAACTTAGCCATCATGTCTTATGACAGATACCTCGCTATCTGTTGTCCTCTACAATATAACACACGTATGACGTCTAAAAAGATTGGCACACTTATTGCCATAACATGGTTATACCCTTGTTTTGTGGTGGTCGTTTGGTTATCTTTGGCTActcctctgcagctgtgtggGAATATCATTGATAAAGTTTTCTGTGCTGCCCACTCTGTTGTCAAGCTGGCGTGCTCTAACACCAGTGGAAGTAATATATATGGACTTATTGCATCTTTTGGAACAATGTTTGTTGCTTTAAATGTAATTCTGTACACTTACTTGCACATTCttagagtttgtttttctggttctAAACAGACCAGACAGAAAGCCGTCAGTACCTGCACACCTCACCTTGCTTCCCTGCTCAACTTCTCTGTCGGGGCTTGCTTTGAATTATTGCAGAGCAGGTTTGATATGAGCAGAGTACCAAATATGATTCGAATACTTTTATCATTATACTTTCTTACATGCCCACCGCTGTTCAACCCTGTAATGTATGGCctgaaaatgtctaaaatacGGGCCTTGAGTAAAAGTCTTATATCAAATGTTGGCTAG